From Lycium ferocissimum isolate CSIRO_LF1 chromosome 12, AGI_CSIRO_Lferr_CH_V1, whole genome shotgun sequence, one genomic window encodes:
- the LOC132040015 gene encoding uncharacterized protein LOC132040015 — MGQAGLKVSRPSTCKASLVNTRDIADSVIYSRSAKELWASLEHRFGQSNGAKLCHLQKQLSTLVQGNTNVAGYFTKLKRLWDELDSLNANVKCSCVCICEGKDKLQKSLEDERLIQFLMGLNDIYSQARDSSSFMVRNQPHIRKTNTKECRTCFSSESETSRSKYWLSKNRKQQSEISPKQRKKI, encoded by the exons ATGGGGCAAGCGGGATTAAAAGTTTCAAGACCATCCACCTGCAAGGCCAGTCTTGTAAATACGAGG GATATTGCTGATTCTGTGATCTATTCCAGATCTGCAAAGGAACTATGGGCAAGCCTTGAGCATAGGTTTGGTCAATCTAATGGAGCAAAGCTCTGCCACTTGCAAAAACAACTTTCTACTTTAGTGCAGGGTAATACTAATGTTGCAGGTTACTTTACTAAACTAAAAAG GTTATGGGATGAGCTTGATTCTTTAAATGCTAATGTGAAATGTAGTTGTGTGTGCATCTGTGAAGGGAAAGACAAACTACAGAAATCTTTGGAGGATGAGAGACTCATTCAGTTTCTCATGGGTTTAAATGACATCTACTCACAAGCTAGGG ATTCCTCTTCCTTTATGGTTAGAAACCAACCACACATCAGGAAAACAAATACAAAGGAATGCAGGACCTGTTTTTCATCAGAATCAGAAACCAGCAGGTCAAAATACTGGTTATCAAAGAACAGGAAACAACAATCAGAAATTTCACCCAAACAAAGGAAGAAAATCTAA